A genomic segment from Leptolyngbya boryana PCC 6306 encodes:
- a CDS encoding universal stress protein, which produces MNIHSMLVRLQGTLGRTDLVQKMLLMAGTSHAEEPEINLVVGYSHSPSSQTALDLTLWIAHQTRLATGKQVTVQVVYVIDDGVMNRIPVFNSTSKRSKKEAGNEWQTSRTAIAELETMASPQFGMAELFEQADRILWNARCMAEEWRGSLKTHLRFGRVAKELKEVVEAEKASLLILGCDTGDHPLVRQLGVQFPCPVLGIPSVLED; this is translated from the coding sequence GTGAATATTCATTCGATGCTCGTACGGCTCCAAGGCACGCTTGGACGGACTGATTTGGTTCAGAAAATGCTGCTGATGGCAGGTACAAGTCATGCCGAGGAGCCAGAAATCAATCTGGTCGTTGGTTATTCTCATTCGCCGAGTAGTCAGACGGCGCTGGATCTGACATTATGGATTGCTCACCAAACACGCTTGGCAACGGGTAAACAGGTGACGGTTCAAGTCGTGTATGTGATTGATGATGGCGTGATGAACCGGATTCCGGTTTTTAATAGCACCTCGAAACGCTCGAAAAAAGAAGCGGGAAATGAGTGGCAGACCAGCCGAACTGCGATCGCGGAATTAGAAACGATGGCAAGTCCGCAGTTTGGGATGGCGGAACTGTTTGAGCAAGCCGATCGCATCTTATGGAATGCGCGCTGTATGGCGGAAGAATGGCGCGGTTCCCTGAAGACGCATTTGCGGTTTGGGCGTGTTGCAAAAGAGTTGAAGGAAGTTGTCGAGGCTGAGAAGGCTTCGCTGTTGATTTTGGGATGTGATACAGGCGACCATCCGCTGGTGAGGCAATTGGGGGTGCAGTTCCCCTGTCCAGTGTTGGGAATTCCGTCTGTGTTGGAAGATTAG
- a CDS encoding cation:proton antiporter, producing MTGKILAIAVGDQGQFAQLVTVLIILLLVATIVALLSRRLRVPYVTGLVLAGVAIAEFLPRKVGLDSALIINLFLPILLFEAAINTDISRLRSTLKPILLLAGPGVLIAVGITAIGLKFGLALEWIPALLVGVILAITDTVSVIAVFKEVEVPSKLITIVEGESLFNDGIALVLFSLVLKFNSTGSLALTDGIRELVVVIVGGLAVGLVLGYLGVELYLQSEDDPLSSILLTVAIALSAFQLGQFLHVSGVVAVVIAGLMLGNLERSRKVSASSRITVLSFWEYAGFGVNTFIFLLIGLELRLDTLGRILPAVLLAVLAYQIGRMLAVYPLLALVGVFDRPIPLKWQHVLFLGNIKGSLSMALVLSLPSSIPGRESLIAIVFGSVLLSLVVQGVGLPFIVQRLKLAHRSEVQEWVEGLQSQLMTAKAAQDELDTLLKSGVLPKSVYEELRSSYQIKVAAAERSLRDFYNRRSEKSTVLTFQASRFDAVKRRLLLAEKNALNDALRKRILSEEVVKGRLKAIDEQLLKVEDD from the coding sequence ATGACAGGAAAAATATTAGCGATCGCGGTGGGTGATCAGGGTCAGTTCGCGCAGTTAGTGACGGTACTGATTATTTTGCTGTTGGTGGCGACGATTGTGGCATTGCTGTCGCGACGGTTAAGAGTGCCTTATGTGACGGGATTGGTGCTGGCAGGAGTCGCGATCGCGGAATTTCTGCCTCGAAAAGTTGGATTAGATTCAGCGCTGATTATTAATTTGTTTCTGCCCATTTTGCTGTTTGAGGCAGCGATTAATACTGATATTAGTCGGTTAAGAAGTACGCTGAAGCCGATTTTGCTGCTCGCAGGTCCGGGTGTGCTGATCGCAGTTGGAATTACGGCGATCGGACTAAAATTTGGCTTGGCATTGGAGTGGATTCCAGCGCTGTTGGTTGGAGTGATTTTGGCGATTACGGACACAGTGTCGGTGATTGCCGTGTTTAAAGAGGTGGAAGTTCCCTCCAAACTGATCACGATCGTCGAAGGAGAAAGCCTATTTAACGACGGCATTGCGCTGGTGCTGTTCAGTTTGGTTTTGAAATTTAATTCGACTGGTAGCCTTGCGCTGACTGATGGGATTCGCGAGTTGGTGGTCGTGATTGTTGGCGGACTCGCGGTTGGCTTGGTTCTGGGGTATTTGGGAGTGGAATTGTATTTGCAATCCGAAGATGATCCACTCAGCAGTATTTTGTTGACTGTGGCGATCGCGCTGAGTGCATTTCAATTAGGTCAATTTCTGCATGTTTCGGGTGTGGTAGCAGTCGTGATTGCGGGTTTGATGTTGGGAAACTTGGAGCGATCGCGCAAGGTTTCGGCATCGAGTCGGATCACGGTACTGAGCTTTTGGGAGTATGCGGGATTCGGAGTCAATACGTTTATTTTTCTGCTGATTGGATTAGAGCTGCGATTAGATACGTTGGGGCGAATTTTGCCTGCGGTCTTGCTGGCTGTGTTGGCATATCAGATTGGGCGGATGTTGGCAGTGTATCCCCTACTCGCATTGGTAGGAGTGTTTGATCGACCCATTCCGCTCAAGTGGCAACACGTGCTGTTTTTGGGCAATATTAAAGGCTCGTTGTCGATGGCTTTGGTGTTAAGTTTGCCATCGAGTATTCCGGGGCGAGAATCGCTGATTGCGATCGTGTTTGGGTCGGTGTTGTTATCGCTGGTTGTGCAAGGGGTGGGATTGCCGTTTATTGTTCAACGATTGAAGTTGGCTCATCGTTCCGAGGTGCAAGAGTGGGTCGAAGGATTGCAATCGCAGTTAATGACGGCAAAAGCAGCGCAGGATGAACTCGACACCTTGCTCAAAAGTGGGGTTTTGCCGAAGTCAGTATATGAGGAATTGCGATCGAGCTATCAAATTAAAGTGGCAGCGGCCGAGCGATCGCTGCGAGATTTTTACAATCGTCGCTCGGAGAAATCTACTGTCCTTACCTTTCAGGCATCTCGGTTTGATGCAGTGAAGCGACGGTTGTTATTAGCGGAAAAAAATGCCTTGAATGATGCGTTGCGTAAGCGAATTTTGTCTGAGGAAGTTGTGAAAGGCAGATTGAAAGCGATCGATGAGCAGTTGTTGAAGGTTGAGGATGATTGA